Genomic window (Pseudomonas sp. MM211):
CGTTGGGATCGGCGCACAGTTGCACCACGGTCATCGACGGGGTCGGTGCCAGGTAGTGCGGGTAGGCGATCTCCAGCAGGTTGTGGGTGAAAGTCGGGTACTCGGCGTCGAGCTTGAGCTGCACCCGTGCGGTCAGGTAGGCGAAGCCCTCGAGTAGGCGTTCCACATAGGGATCGGCGCATTCCACGCCCGACAGCGTCAGGCGGCTGGCGATCTTCGGGAATTCGCCAGCGAACTCTTCGGCGCTCTCGCGGATGTGTTGCAGTTCCTGATTGTAGTAGCCGAGCAGGCGCGGGTTCATCGTCGTCTCCGTGATGCGTCGGCAGGTAGTACCTGAACGTGGCCGGTTTCCAGATCCAGCTCGGTGGTGAGCAGCAGGCGAAGCGGCATGGGGTGCGCCCAAAGGTCGCCTTCGATCTCGAAGCTCAGGGAGTTGTGGCTCATCTCTTCGGCTTCCTGACGCGCGCGCACGCGCAGCGAGGAGCGTACGATGCGTGGCTCGAAGTCGGCGATGGCCTTGGTCAGCAGGCGTTCCACCGCCTGGATATCGATACTCGAGGCACTGTGACCCGCCAGCGGCGGCAGGCCGAAATTCACCACCGAACTGCCAGCCCGGGTCAGCGCCTCGTCATCGCTGGTCAGCGGTGCGACGGTGTTGAACAACCAGGCCAGGTCGCGCAGCACCGAGGCGCGCAACTGGTTGAGGGTCAGCACGCGCTTGTCGACGCTTTCCACCTGGCTGCTCGGATCGTCGTCGAGCAGACGATCGAGCAGGGCGGGCTGCAGGCGTTCCTGACGTTTCAGGTCGGCCATGCCGCTGCATTCCCATGATCGAAGTTCAGCGTACGGACATCGAACAGGGCCTGTTCGCCCCCATCAAAGGCGAACAGACGCTGGCCGAGCGGCAGGCCGTTGTCCTGCCATTCGGTCTTACGCGCCAGGCGCAGCGCACCGTCGGTACTGGTGTGGCTGCCGGGATAACGGCTGGGGATCAGCGCCACGGTGCTGCCGCCATTGGTCAGGGTCACCTGAGCCGGCAGCCAGACCAGATCACGCAGATCGCTGGGGGCTTCCAGGCTGAGGCTGGCTATGTTTTCCATAGGCAGCCAGACGTAGCGGCCATTGACGATCAGTTCGAGCACCGGGCCCAGGCGTGGGTCGGCATCGGCCAGCCAGGCGAAGGGGGCATCGCCGAGCTGGCCCGGTACCGCGGCAGCGGCTTCGAAGGCCTGGTCGCGCAGGCTCTGGGCTGCTTCGCTGTTGCCCTGGGCGTCCTGCTCGAGGGCCAGGATCAGCGGTGCCACCCACTCAGCGGGTTCGCCGAGAACGACGGGGGTGGTTTTACCGGCGAAAACCTGCTCGCGCAGTGCTTCGCAGTTCAGCGCGGTGCTGTAGGTCTGCACCATGGGGAGGCAGGCGGCATCTAGTTCGCCGGCTACCTTCAGCTGATTCTGGGCGCGGCTCCACTGGCCCATTACGGCCAGCAACTGGAACAGGAATACCCGGAGCTCAGCCTTGCCAGGCAGCGCCCGAACCTGATCCTGCAGCGCCTTCAGTGCCTCGTCGAGCCGTGCGTTACGCAGGTGTTCTTCGGCAGTCATCGTCGTTCCCTGTACTGGCGCGGCCACCGCTGCAATGCGCTGGCCATAAGGCCCGCCGGGCTCGCTGTGGAGCGAGGTGCGTTGCGGGCCATTGAAAATTCGCTATGGTCAAAACCATCAATGCCCGGCGTGGTGCCGGGCATTGATGTACGCCCGAAGCTCGGGCGGGGGTTACACCTTGACGTTCTGGCGGATATTCCAACCGTACTTGACCGGACCGCCCTCTTTGGCGCCGTCAGCTTTCTGCGGCTGATAGTCGACCAGCACCTGAGCGAAGTTCAGGGTGACGTTTTCGGTGAGGCGATCTTCGCCACCGCTACCGCCAGTGCTGATGGAAGAGACCAGCACTTCCTTCAGGGTGATGATCAGGTACTCGACCTGAGAATCGCCACCGGCCTTGCGGATGGTCAGCTTGGCTTCCGGATAATGCTTGCCGCTGGAGCAGGCCATCATCAGGTTGGGGCTGGATTTGTCGACATACTTGGTCAGCGACAGATCCTGAATGTTGACCTTGCCGGCACCGCCGCCGCCGCCCACATGCATCGAGCCGGATTGGCTCATGCCCCAGCTCCAGGCCAGTACGTCGACTTCGTCGGCGTGGGTCTTGTCTTTGGATTCGCCTTTGACGTCGCCAATCTTGATGAACATATCAACAGCCATCATTGCTCCTTTCGTGGCTTTTGCCACTCTGTTTCAACTGCGTCCGTGAGAGCGGACGCCACAGTGACGAACCTCAGGCCCCCTTGGCCGAAGGCAGTTTGGATACCAGGCGCAGCGACACGGTCAGCCCTTCGAGCTGGTAGTGCGGGCGCAGATAGAACTTGGAGCTGTAGTAACCGGGGTTGCCCTCGATTTCCTCGACCACCACTTCGGCTTCGGCCAGCGGGTGCTGGGCCTTGGTGGTTTCGGTGGAGTGCGCCGGATCACCGTCGACGTAGTTGAGGATCCAGTCCTGCAGCCAGCGCTGCATCTCGTCGCGCTCTTTGAACGAACCGATCTTGTCGCGCACGATGCACTTCAGGTAGTGAGCGAAGCGGCAGGTAGCGAACAGGTACGGCAGGCGCGCGGCCAGGTTGGCGTTGGCGGTGGCGTCCGGATCGTCGTACTCAGCAGGCTTGTGCAGCGACTGGGCGCCGATGAAGGCAGCCAGGTCGGTGTTCTTCTTGTGCAGCAGCGGCATGAAACCGTTCTTCGCCAGTTCCGCTTCGCGGCGGTCGGAGATGGCGATTTCGGTCGGGCACTTCATGTCCACACCACCGTCGTCGGTGGGGAAGGTGTGCGCCGGCAGGTTCGGTACTTCACCGCCCGATTCCACACCGCGGATGCGCGAGCACCAGCCGTAGAGCTTGAACGAACGGTTGATGTTGACCGCCATGGCGTACGCCGAGTTGGCCCAGGTGTACTTGCTGCTGTCGGCGCCGTCGGTTTCTTCCTCGAAGGCGAACTCTTCGACGGGATCGGTCTTCGCACCGTACGGCTGACGCGCCAGGAAACGCGGCATGGTAAGGCCGATATAGCGCGAGTCCTCGGAGTCACGCAGCGAGCGCCAGCCAGCGTACTCGGGGGTGGTGAAGATCTTGGTCAGGTCGCGCGGGTTGGACAGTTCCTGCCAGGAACCCATGCCCATGACCGTCGGCGAGGCCGCAGAGATGAACGGCGAGTGCATGGCCGCGGAGATCTTGGCGATTTCGCCGAGCAGTTCGACGTCGGGTGGTGACTGATCGAAGTAGTAGTCGCCCACCAGGCAGCCGTAAGGCTCGCCGCCGAACTGACCGTATTCCTCTTCGTAGAGCTTCTTGAAGATCGGGCTCTGATCCCAGGCGGTACCCTTGAATTTCTTCAGGGTCTTGTGCAGTTCGGGCTTGGAGATGTTGAGCACGCGAATCTTCAGCTGCTCATCGGTCTCGGTGTTGTTGACCAGGTAGTGCAGGCCACGCCAGGCGCTTTCCAGCTGCTGGAAGTCCGGGTGGTGCATGATCAGGTTGACCTGAGCGGTCAGCTTGGCATCGATCGCCGCGATGATCGACTCGATGGACTTGATCGCGTCATCGGAGATCAGGTCGGTCTTGCCCAGTGCCTGTTCGGCCAGGGTGCGTACTGCGGTTTCCACCGCTTCGCGGGCGCGCTCGGTCTTGGGTTTGAATTCTTGCAGCAGCAGCGAAGCGAATTCGCTGGTCTGTTCGGTAGTGGCGGCCGCTTGCGCGGAATCCTGAATCAACTGGGCCATCGGGACATCCTCTTAAGCTTGCGGCTCGTTGTCTTGGGGCTTGGGCGCGCTAGCCAGTGCCTGCAACAGCGCCGGATCCTTGATCGCCTTGATGATCAGCTCTTCTGCGCCGGTCTTGCCGTCCATGTAGGTCAGCAGGTTGGCCAGTTGGGTGCGCGCTTCGAGCAGCTGGTTCAGCGAATCGACCTTGCGGGCGATGGCGGCCGGGCTGAAGTCGTCCATGCTCTCGAACGTGATGTCGAGGCTCAGGTTGCCTTCACCGGTCAATGCGTTGGGCACGTGGAACGCCGCACGCGGCTTCATGGCCTTGAGGCGCGAGTCGAAGTTGTCGGCGTCGATTTCCAGGAACTTGCGGTCGGCTACGGCGGCCTGGGGCTCGGCGGGTTTGCCGGCCAGGTCGGCCATCACGCCCATGACGAAGGGCAGCTGCACCTTTTTCTCGGCACCGTACAGCTCTACGTCATATTCGATCTGTACCCGCGGGGCGCGGTTGCGCGCGATGAATTTCTGGCTGCTGGTATTGCTGCTCATGTTGCTCCTCCTGTGCATGTGCACTGGCTTCGTCGGCCATAGGCCGG
Coding sequences:
- the tssE gene encoding type VI secretion system baseplate subunit TssE; translation: MADLKRQERLQPALLDRLLDDDPSSQVESVDKRVLTLNQLRASVLRDLAWLFNTVAPLTSDDEALTRAGSSVVNFGLPPLAGHSASSIDIQAVERLLTKAIADFEPRIVRSSLRVRARQEAEEMSHNSLSFEIEGDLWAHPMPLRLLLTTELDLETGHVQVLPADASRRRR
- a CDS encoding Hcp family type VI secretion system effector, translated to MAVDMFIKIGDVKGESKDKTHADEVDVLAWSWGMSQSGSMHVGGGGGAGKVNIQDLSLTKYVDKSSPNLMMACSSGKHYPEAKLTIRKAGGDSQVEYLIITLKEVLVSSISTGGSGGEDRLTENVTLNFAQVLVDYQPQKADGAKEGGPVKYGWNIRQNVKV
- the tssC gene encoding type VI secretion system contractile sheath large subunit — protein: MAQLIQDSAQAAATTEQTSEFASLLLQEFKPKTERAREAVETAVRTLAEQALGKTDLISDDAIKSIESIIAAIDAKLTAQVNLIMHHPDFQQLESAWRGLHYLVNNTETDEQLKIRVLNISKPELHKTLKKFKGTAWDQSPIFKKLYEEEYGQFGGEPYGCLVGDYYFDQSPPDVELLGEIAKISAAMHSPFISAASPTVMGMGSWQELSNPRDLTKIFTTPEYAGWRSLRDSEDSRYIGLTMPRFLARQPYGAKTDPVEEFAFEEETDGADSSKYTWANSAYAMAVNINRSFKLYGWCSRIRGVESGGEVPNLPAHTFPTDDGGVDMKCPTEIAISDRREAELAKNGFMPLLHKKNTDLAAFIGAQSLHKPAEYDDPDATANANLAARLPYLFATCRFAHYLKCIVRDKIGSFKERDEMQRWLQDWILNYVDGDPAHSTETTKAQHPLAEAEVVVEEIEGNPGYYSSKFYLRPHYQLEGLTVSLRLVSKLPSAKGA
- a CDS encoding type VI secretion system accessory protein TagJ, which translates into the protein MTAEEHLRNARLDEALKALQDQVRALPGKAELRVFLFQLLAVMGQWSRAQNQLKVAGELDAACLPMVQTYSTALNCEALREQVFAGKTTPVVLGEPAEWVAPLILALEQDAQGNSEAAQSLRDQAFEAAAAVPGQLGDAPFAWLADADPRLGPVLELIVNGRYVWLPMENIASLSLEAPSDLRDLVWLPAQVTLTNGGSTVALIPSRYPGSHTSTDGALRLARKTEWQDNGLPLGQRLFAFDGGEQALFDVRTLNFDHGNAAAWPT
- the tssB gene encoding type VI secretion system contractile sheath small subunit, which codes for MSSNTSSQKFIARNRAPRVQIEYDVELYGAEKKVQLPFVMGVMADLAGKPAEPQAAVADRKFLEIDADNFDSRLKAMKPRAAFHVPNALTGEGNLSLDITFESMDDFSPAAIARKVDSLNQLLEARTQLANLLTYMDGKTGAEELIIKAIKDPALLQALASAPKPQDNEPQA